One window of the Candidatus Tisiphia endosymbiont of Sialis lutaria genome contains the following:
- a CDS encoding IS256 family transposase, which translates to MSEKIKKKILELKDNNISNNLVEELLSKADPSKLFGKEGLFQQLKKQIVEKILESELEHELGYSKHSKMPKVDNNRRNGSYEKTIIDDDGRKVTLEVPRDREGEFVPKLIPKGLRRFSGFDDKVISLYGRGMTVSEIRGHLEEIYQTEVSGDLISTITDGVIDEVTRWQNRGLDKVYPILYLDCIHVKSRDNQVVINKAVYLAIAVNIEGKKELLGIWVGKNEGAKFWMQVVTELKNRGVEQIYVACVDGLKGFPEAISSIFPAIIVQLCIVHMVRNSVKYVSYKDLKEVTTDLKQIYTANNEEMASLKLQQFSSKWDKKYPVISDIWQRNWCGIIPFFAFPEEIRKVIYTTNTIESVNRQIRKIIKNKGVFPDDKSIQKIIFLALQNASKKWTMPIKDWSLALNQFEILCGDFKYDLLECKK; encoded by the coding sequence ATGTCAGAAAAAATAAAAAAGAAGATATTAGAACTAAAAGATAATAATATAAGTAATAATTTAGTAGAAGAATTATTATCAAAAGCCGATCCATCTAAGTTGTTTGGCAAAGAAGGATTATTTCAACAACTAAAAAAGCAAATAGTTGAAAAAATATTAGAAAGTGAACTAGAGCATGAATTAGGTTATTCAAAGCATAGTAAAATGCCGAAAGTAGATAATAATCGTCGTAATGGTAGCTATGAAAAGACAATAATTGATGATGATGGTAGGAAGGTTACTCTGGAAGTACCAAGAGATCGAGAAGGAGAGTTTGTTCCGAAATTAATACCTAAAGGGCTGAGAAGATTCAGTGGATTTGACGATAAAGTTATCTCACTTTATGGTCGAGGAATGACAGTCAGTGAAATTCGAGGTCATTTGGAAGAAATATATCAAACTGAGGTTTCCGGTGATTTAATATCGACAATAACCGATGGAGTAATAGACGAAGTAACTAGGTGGCAAAATCGAGGTTTAGATAAGGTTTATCCAATATTATACTTAGACTGTATTCACGTTAAGTCTAGGGATAACCAGGTAGTGATAAATAAAGCAGTATATTTAGCGATTGCTGTTAATATAGAAGGAAAGAAGGAGTTGCTGGGTATTTGGGTAGGAAAAAATGAAGGTGCTAAATTCTGGATGCAAGTAGTTACTGAGTTAAAAAATCGAGGAGTAGAACAAATTTATGTTGCTTGTGTTGATGGTCTAAAAGGTTTTCCGGAAGCGATAAGTAGCATATTTCCTGCGATTATAGTACAGTTATGTATAGTTCATATGGTTCGCAATTCAGTGAAGTATGTCTCATATAAGGATTTAAAGGAGGTGACCACAGATTTGAAGCAAATTTATACAGCAAATAATGAAGAAATGGCAAGTCTAAAACTTCAACAATTTAGTTCAAAATGGGACAAAAAATATCCAGTAATTTCTGATATTTGGCAACGTAATTGGTGTGGGATAATCCCATTTTTTGCTTTTCCTGAGGAAATAAGAAAGGTAATTTATACAACAAATACCATTGAATCTGTCAACCGTCAAATTAGAAAAATCATCAAAAATAAGGGGGTGTTTCCAGATGATAAATCAATTCAGAAAATAATATTTTTAGCTCTGCAAAATGCATCTAAAAAATGGACTATGCCCATAAAAGATTGGTCATTAGCTTTGAATCAATTTGAAATACTTTGTGGTGATTTTAAATATGATTTATTGGAATGTAAAAAATAG